In one Sulfitobacter sp. LCG007 genomic region, the following are encoded:
- a CDS encoding DUF6280 family protein codes for MKDFVDGTAFNNEQGNRARKLFAAVVLAALDDAIADDKKYGNGPEQIARWARSRDGREVLTCAGIDPNERVVSGLMEFVGKGVRTSVALSREESERRNAAQQAEAA; via the coding sequence ATGAAAGATTTCGTTGACGGCACGGCCTTCAATAACGAGCAAGGCAACCGTGCACGTAAACTCTTTGCGGCAGTTGTACTTGCCGCACTCGACGACGCCATCGCTGACGACAAGAAGTATGGTAACGGACCTGAGCAGATCGCCCGCTGGGCACGCTCGCGCGATGGCCGCGAGGTTCTGACCTGCGCCGGGATCGACCCGAACGAACGTGTCGTTTCGGGGCTGATGGAATTCGTCGGCAAGGGTGTGCGGACGTCCGTCGCGCTCTCGCGTGAGGAATCCGAGCGCCGCAATGCCGCTCAGCAGGCCGAAGCCGCCTGA